In the genome of Pseudanabaena sp. FACHB-2040, one region contains:
- a CDS encoding GNAT family N-acetyltransferase: MVSSTDPTVLQIDGFKMRPIQVSDLDALAAIWADPEVTCFLPSQGVPISRENTEKALQSFISHWQQRSYGVWAIVENTSPFEMVGYCGLRYLSELGEVEVLYGLARDYWGRGIATQAVRASISYGFNVANLDRIVAMVMPDNQASRRVIEKAGLHYEKQIHKFNLDALYYAIARCVA; this comes from the coding sequence ATGGTAAGTTCTACTGATCCAACGGTTTTGCAGATCGACGGATTCAAAATGCGTCCTATTCAAGTTTCTGATTTGGATGCCCTTGCAGCAATTTGGGCTGATCCTGAAGTAACTTGCTTTCTACCCAGTCAAGGTGTTCCAATTTCTAGAGAAAATACAGAGAAGGCACTTCAGTCCTTTATTTCACATTGGCAGCAGCGAAGTTATGGAGTCTGGGCGATCGTAGAAAATACTTCTCCATTTGAGATGGTTGGTTATTGTGGTCTTCGCTATCTTAGCGAGTTAGGTGAGGTTGAAGTTCTTTACGGTTTAGCCAGAGATTATTGGGGAAGAGGAATTGCAACTCAAGCTGTGAGAGCATCAATTTCTTACGGTTTCAACGTAGCCAACTTAGACAGAATAGTTGCAATGGTAATGCCTGATAATCAAGCTTCAAGGAGAGTCATAGAGAAAGCAGGCCTGCATTATGAAAAACAGATACATAAGTTTAATCTAGACGCTCTTTATTACGCCATTGCACGTTGCGTGGCATAA